The following are encoded in a window of Pseudomonas sp. JQ170C genomic DNA:
- a CDS encoding GntP family permease, whose product MSVIIALAALALLMLAAYRGYSVILFAPIAALGAVLLTDPSAVAPAFTGVFMEKMVGFIKLYFPVFLLGAVFGKLIELSGFSRSIVAAAIRVLGTRQAMLVIVLVCALLTYGGVSLFVVVFAVYPFAAEMFRQSNIPKRLIPATIALGAFSFTMDALPGTPQIQNIIPSTFFNTTAWAAPWLGLIGTVFVFCTGMLYLQRQRNKAQRAGEGYGTALRNEPETAADLKLPNPWLALSPLLLVGVMNLLFTHWIPAWYGKTHTLSLPGMSAPVQTEIAKLTAIWAVEAALLLGILLVLVAGFGAIKSRLAEGSKSAVSGALLAAMNTASEYGFGAVIASLPGFLVLADALKSIPNPLVNEAITVTLLAGITGSASGGMSIALAAMSDTFIAAANAANIPLEVLHRVAAMASGGMDTLPHNGAVITLLAVTGLTHREAYKDIFGITLIKTLAVFVVIATYYATGIV is encoded by the coding sequence ATGAGTGTGATCATCGCCCTGGCAGCCCTGGCGCTGCTGATGCTGGCTGCTTACCGTGGTTATAGCGTTATCCTCTTCGCCCCCATCGCCGCCCTCGGCGCGGTATTGCTCACCGACCCTTCCGCGGTCGCCCCGGCCTTTACCGGCGTGTTCATGGAGAAGATGGTCGGCTTCATCAAGCTGTACTTTCCGGTGTTCCTGCTCGGCGCCGTGTTCGGCAAGCTGATCGAGCTGTCGGGCTTTTCCCGGTCCATCGTTGCCGCGGCCATCCGCGTGCTGGGTACCCGCCAGGCCATGCTGGTGATCGTGCTGGTGTGCGCCTTGCTGACCTATGGCGGGGTGTCGCTGTTCGTGGTGGTCTTTGCGGTGTACCCGTTCGCCGCCGAGATGTTCCGCCAGAGCAACATCCCCAAGCGCCTGATCCCGGCGACCATCGCCCTGGGCGCATTCTCCTTCACCATGGACGCCTTGCCCGGCACCCCGCAGATCCAGAACATCATCCCCAGCACCTTCTTCAACACCACCGCCTGGGCCGCGCCGTGGCTGGGGTTGATCGGCACGGTGTTCGTGTTCTGCACCGGCATGCTGTACCTGCAACGCCAGCGCAACAAGGCCCAGCGCGCCGGCGAAGGCTATGGCACAGCGCTGCGCAACGAGCCGGAAACCGCGGCCGACCTCAAGCTGCCCAACCCCTGGCTTGCGCTGTCGCCGTTGCTGCTCGTGGGGGTTATGAACCTGCTGTTTACCCACTGGATTCCTGCCTGGTACGGCAAGACCCATACCCTGAGCCTGCCGGGCATGAGCGCCCCGGTGCAAACCGAGATCGCCAAGCTCACGGCCATCTGGGCCGTTGAGGCAGCCTTGTTGCTGGGTATCCTGCTGGTGCTGGTGGCGGGCTTCGGCGCGATCAAGAGTCGCCTGGCCGAAGGCAGCAAAAGTGCGGTCAGCGGCGCATTGCTGGCGGCGATGAACACCGCATCCGAATACGGCTTCGGCGCCGTGATCGCCTCGTTGCCAGGCTTCCTGGTGCTGGCCGACGCGCTCAAGTCGATTCCCAATCCGCTGGTCAACGAAGCGATCACCGTTACCTTGCTGGCCGGTATCACAGGCTCGGCATCTGGCGGCATGAGCATCGCCCTGGCCGCGATGTCCGACACCTTCATTGCGGCGGCCAACGCCGCCAATATTCCCCTTGAGGTGCTACACCGGGTGGCCGCCATGGCCAGTGGCGGCATGGACACCCTGCCGCACAACGGCGCGGTGATCACCCTGCTGGCGGTTACGGGCCTGACCCACCGCGAAGCGTACAAGGACATTTTTGGTATTACCCTGATCAAGACCCTGGCCGTGTTCGTGGTTATCGCCACGTACTACGCGACCGGCATCGTCTAA
- a CDS encoding sigma-54 interaction domain-containing protein, with protein MPASDSLKDYQQVRLQAIRSLFEIIEQSSEGTLIVDRDARIVWMNERYARRFGLENAASVIGQPCESVIPGSLMREVLSNGRPILLDMLDTPKEPLVVMRLPVHDGNGELVGAIGFALFDELRSLSPLLKRYASMQQELASTRSLLRARQAKYSFAQFIGTSAASLEVKRRARRGASSDSAVLLLGETGTGKELLAHAIHAASSRAHKAFVSINSAAIPETLLEAEFFGTAPGAYTGADRKGRPGKLQLAEGGTLFLDEIGDMPLPLQSKLLRVLQEKEYEPVGSNQMMHSDVRIIAATSTDLSAAMARGEFRADLYYRLNVLPIQVPPLRERLDDLPALSEAILEELGSQHELDPDAQALLARHAWPGNIRELRNVLERATLLADQPRLHAQDVQAALGNLAPLAVQAPQLSYKQACAEFERKLLLDTLARCAGNVPQAAQILGLGRSTLYKKLVALGASSQ; from the coding sequence ATGCCTGCCAGTGACAGCCTCAAGGATTACCAGCAGGTGCGCCTGCAGGCGATCCGATCACTGTTTGAAATCATCGAGCAGTCCAGTGAAGGCACCCTCATTGTCGACCGCGATGCCCGCATCGTCTGGATGAACGAGCGCTATGCCCGGCGCTTTGGCCTGGAGAACGCCGCCAGCGTCATCGGCCAGCCGTGCGAAAGCGTGATTCCCGGCAGCCTGATGCGCGAGGTCTTGAGTAACGGCCGCCCGATCCTCCTCGACATGCTCGATACCCCAAAGGAGCCGTTGGTGGTCATGCGCTTGCCGGTGCATGACGGCAACGGTGAGCTGGTCGGCGCCATCGGCTTTGCCCTGTTCGACGAACTGCGCAGCCTCTCGCCCCTGCTCAAGCGCTACGCCAGCATGCAGCAGGAGCTGGCCTCGACCCGCTCGTTGCTGCGGGCCCGCCAGGCCAAGTACAGCTTTGCCCAGTTCATTGGCACCAGCGCTGCCAGCCTTGAGGTCAAGCGTCGCGCCCGGCGTGGCGCGAGCAGCGATTCGGCCGTGTTGCTGCTGGGTGAGACCGGCACCGGCAAGGAACTGCTGGCCCATGCCATCCATGCGGCCTCGTCACGGGCGCACAAGGCCTTTGTCAGCATCAACAGTGCGGCGATCCCCGAGACCCTGCTCGAAGCCGAGTTCTTCGGCACCGCCCCCGGCGCCTACACCGGTGCCGACCGCAAGGGCCGCCCCGGCAAGTTGCAACTGGCCGAAGGCGGCACCCTGTTCCTGGACGAGATCGGCGACATGCCGCTGCCGTTGCAAAGCAAGCTGCTGCGGGTACTCCAGGAAAAGGAGTACGAGCCCGTGGGTTCCAACCAGATGATGCACAGCGACGTGCGCATCATTGCCGCCACCTCCACCGACCTCTCGGCAGCCATGGCCCGGGGCGAGTTTCGTGCCGACCTGTACTACCGGCTCAATGTACTGCCGATTCAGGTGCCGCCGCTGCGCGAGCGCCTGGATGACTTGCCGGCCCTGAGCGAGGCGATTCTTGAAGAACTGGGCAGTCAGCATGAGCTGGACCCTGACGCCCAGGCCTTGCTGGCCCGGCATGCCTGGCCGGGGAATATCCGTGAACTGCGTAACGTGCTGGAGCGCGCGACCTTGCTGGCGGATCAGCCACGGCTGCATGCCCAGGATGTTCAGGCCGCGCTGGGCAATCTGGCGCCCCTGGCCGTGCAGGCGCCGCAGTTGAGCTATAAACAGGCGTGTGCCGAGTTCGAGCGCAAGCTGTTGCTGGACACCCTCGCGCGCTGTGCCGGGAATGTGCCGCAGGCCGCGCAGATACTGGGGTTGGGGCGTTCGACCTTGTACAAGAAGTTGGTTGCGCTCGGGGCTTCGTCTCAATAG